One Glycine max cultivar Williams 82 chromosome 3, Glycine_max_v4.0, whole genome shotgun sequence DNA window includes the following coding sequences:
- the LOC100818547 gene encoding receptor like protein kinase S.2, protein MQLTHLCLIMPSDYDKLEPLHATPQTNIKGSQKKVKSRKQHPQGACCGGHVVATLLHGSLTRLCETKWWNNLCQHGTRRKTKQIKSSCVVFHDMEGVQLSSMIGKDSNINHPRIFSYAELYIGSRGFSEEEVLGSGGFGKVYKAVMPSDGTVVAVKCCLAGKGGQFEKTFAAELAAVAHLRHKNLVPLRGWCVFEDQLYLVYDYMPNLSLDRVLFRKNMKEEPLGWVRRGKIVKGLACALHYLHEQLETQIIHRDVKTSNVMLDSHYNARLGDFGLARWLEHELEYEYETRKESTSRKFEHFRLSETTRIGGTIGYLPPESFQRRSIATSKSDVFSFGIVVLEVVSGRRAIDLTYSDEKIILLDWIRRLSDEGRLVAAVDTRVTDGSYKVFEMEHLIHISLLCTLHDPQLRPSMKWIVEALSDVSNKLPTLPSFHCHPMYISLSSSSETSPNSTKGTGTSSGTEIATSTSNHTNSNSKFVTATGETIYVTAEAEHRNSGTSSSKSSKRVMHHQPSFVEAPREIPYKEIVSATGNFSESQRVAELDFGTAYHGILDGHYHVMVKRLGLKTCPALRQRFSNELRNLAKLRHRNLVQLRGWCTEQGEMLVVYDYSASRFLSHQLHHHNNATKNGNSVLKWHHRYNIVKSLASALLYLHEEWDEQVIHRNITSSAVTLEPDMTPRLGSFALAEFLSRNEHGHHVITTRSKSVCGIFGYMSPEYVESGEATTAADVYSFGVVVLEIVSGLKAVDFRQPEVLLVKKVHEFEMRKRPLEELADIGLNGEYNYKELMRLVSLGVACTSSDPKLRPSTRKIVSILDGNDKLIMGENMESREDWRERNACSLSLVKRIQALGIQ, encoded by the coding sequence ATGCAGCTCACTCACCTGTGCCTTATCATGCCCTCAGATTATGATAAACTAGAGCCACTTCATGCAACTCCACAAACAAATATTAAAGGGtcacaaaaaaaagttaagtcCAGAAAACAACACCCTCAAGGTGCATGTTGTGGAGGCCATGTTGTTGCTACCCTTCTTCATGGTTCTTTGACTAGGTTGTgtgagacaaagtggtggaacAACCTATGCCAACATGGGACAAGAAGAAAAACCAAGCAGATCAAGAGTTCTTGTGTTGTGTTTCATGACATGGAGGGTGTGCAACTATCTTCCATGATTGGAAAGGACAGCAACATTAATCATCCAAGGATTTTCAGCTATGCTGAGCTCTACATAGGATCAAGGGGTTTCTCTGAGGAGGAGGTTCTAGGAAGTGGAGGGTTTGGCAAAGTGTACAAAGCTGTTATGCCTAGTGATGGAACAGTGGTGGCTGTGAAGTGTTGCTTGGCAGGGAAAGGTGGTCAATTTGAGAAGACTTTTGCTGCAGAACTTGCAGCAGTGGCACACCTTCGCCACAAGAACCTTGTCCCCTTGAGGGGTTGGTGTGTTTTTGAGGATCAACTCTACCTTGTGTATGATTACATGCCTAATTTGAGCCTTGACCGTGTTCTGTTTCGAAAGAACATGAAGGAGGAGCCACTAGGATGGGTGAGGCGTGGGAAGATTGTGAAGGGTTTGGCATGTGCATTGCACTATTTGCATGAGCAGTTGGAGACTCAAATCATCCACAGGGATGTGAAGACCAGCAATGTGATGCTTGATTCTCATTACAATGCTAGGTTGGGGGACTTTGGCTTGGCAAGGTGGCTTGAGCATGAGCTTGAGTATGAGTATGAGACAAGGAAAGAATCAACATCAAGAAAGTTTGAGCATTTCAGACTGAGTGAGACAACAAGGATTGGTGGCACAATTGGTTACTTGCCCCCTGAGAGCTTCCAGAGAAGGAGCATTGCTACCTCAAAATCTGATGTGTTCAGCTTTGGGATTGTTGTGTTGGAGGTGGTTTCTGGAAGAAGGGCTATTGATCTCACATACTCTGATGAGAAAATCATCTTGCTTGATTGGATCAGAAGGCTTAGTGATGAAGGAAGGCTTGTTGCTGCTGTGGACACAAGGGTAACAGATGGTTCCTACAAGGTTTTTGAAATGGAGCATTTGATTCACATAAGCCTCTTGTGCACACTCCATGACCCTCAATTAAGGCCAAGCATGAAGTGGATTGTGGAGGCACTTTCTGACGTGTCAAACAAGTTGCCAACACTCCCTTCATTTCACTGCCATCCTATGTACATCTCTTTGTCTTCCTCTTCTGAGACTAGTCCAAACAGCACAAAAGGCACTGGCACAAGCTCAGGAACAGAAATTGCTACTAGCACTAGCAATCATACTAATTCCAATTCCAAATTTGTCACAGCCACAGGAGAGACTATATATGTAACTGCTGAAGCTGAACACAGAAACAGTGGAACTAGCTCTTCTAAGAGTAGCAAGAGAGTGATGCATCATCAGCCATCATTTGTTGAAGCACCTAGGGAGATACCATACAAGGAGATTGTTTCAGCCACGGGTAACTTCTCAGAGTCCCAAAGGGTGGCTGAGCTTGACTTTGGAACTGCATACCATGGCATCCTTGATGGCCACTACCATGTCATGGTGAAACGCCTTGGCTTGAAGACATGCCCTGCATTGCGCCAAAGATTCTCCAATGAGCTAAGGAACTTGGCAAAACTTCGCCACAGGAATTTGGTGCAGCTTAGAGGGTGGTGCACTGAGCAAGGAGAGATGCTTGTGGTGTATGATTACTCAGCTAGCAGATTTCTTAGTCACCAACTTCACCATCATAACAATGCTACTAAAAATGGTAATTCTGTCCTCAAATGGCATCATAGGTATAACATAGTGAAATCACTTGCATCTGCTCTTCTCTATCTGCATGAGGAATGGGATGAACAAGTCATTCACAGGAACATAACCTCTTCAGCAGTGACTCTTGAACCTGACATGACCCCAAGATTAGGTAGTTTTGCTCTGGCTGAGTTTTTGTCAAGGAATGAGCATGGACATCATGTAATCACCACCAGGAGCAAGTCGGTTTGCGGGATTTTCGGCTACATGTCACCGGAATATGTGGAATCCGGAGAGGCAACCACAGCTGCTGATGTTTATAGTTTTGGTGTTGTGGTGCTTGAGATTGTAAGTGGACTTAAGGCTGTGGATTTTAGGCAACCTGAGGTGCTATTGGTAAAGAAGGTtcatgaatttgagatgagaaaGAGACCACTTGAGGAACTAGCAGATATAGGACTAAATGGAGAGTACAATTACAAGGAACTAATGAGATTGGTAAGCTTAGGAGTTGCATGCACCAGTTCTGACCCAAAATTAAGACCTAGTACTAGGAAGATAGTAAGCATTCTTGATGGCAATGACAAATTAATCATGGGGGAGAACATGGAGAGCAGGGAAGATTGGAGAGAAAGAAATGCTTGCTCTTTGTCACTGGTTAAGAGAATCCAAGCTCTAGGAATACAATGA